From a region of the Thiomicrorhabdus sp. genome:
- the lon gene encoding endopeptidase La gives MTDKNNSNEIPELTEIDNNSAKNNEVDSPSVHHEVSYEEPADIEPVDNEDDIDEDQIKIEVNEALAKRLIETANAVLEGEHIVHNPGSIFGQLAKPELTIPREIFLLPVKERPFFPGQQLPVLLNKESWGKTYEAIKENKCKYIGIIFVNTEHHDKAEPSDFCKMGTLIKIHDPKVKEDYIQLIAEGIQRFEIKEWVSGKAPYRALVNYPKDIIDGSDQEYKAYGLAIMNAFRELLPLNPLYSEELKYFLNRYSASEPAQLADFAAGLTTAENDKLQDVLETLNLSERMEKVLALFKQEIEVTKLQFNIRERVEENLSEHQRDFFLRQQLNEIQKELGMVKDDQTLDTDRFRDRMEKLALSEEATKKAEEELNKLNFLDPQSPEYNVARNWLDWLTQLPWGKHSKDLLDLKRAKKVLDKGHDGLEDVKDRILEFLAVGSLKGEVAGSIICLVGPPGVGKTSIGRSIAESLGRKFYRFSVGGMRDEAEIKGHRRTYIGAMPGKFVQALKDCQTANPVIMLDEVDKIGASFQGDPASALLEVLDPEQNHEFMDHFMDVRFDLSKALFVCTANTLDSIPGPLLDRMEVIRLSGYITEEKIQIAKHHLWPSLLEEAGLTKDQVQITPAAIRHVIEGYARESGVRNLKKQLAKLVRKLAFKFVTSDLQTTKIHVNELEEMLGQPRFTPEKVNQQVGTVTGLAWTSMGGATLTIEASRVHTLNRGFKLSGQLGEVMQESAGIAYSFISSNLDKYKADPEFFDKAFVHLHVPDGATPKDGPSAGVTMATALLSLARGEPLKTALAMTGELSLTGQVLPVGGIREKVIAARRIGIKELILPDDNRKDYQELPDYLQEGMTVHFAKHFDEVARLTFNIRTKSLALKTYLVHKAAAEEFNTQH, from the coding sequence ATGACTGATAAAAACAACAGCAATGAAATCCCAGAACTAACTGAAATTGACAACAACTCTGCAAAAAATAATGAGGTTGATAGTCCTTCTGTTCATCACGAAGTTTCGTATGAAGAGCCTGCCGACATTGAGCCAGTTGACAATGAAGATGACATTGATGAAGACCAAATCAAGATTGAAGTGAATGAAGCCTTAGCCAAAAGACTCATTGAAACCGCTAATGCCGTGCTTGAAGGTGAACATATAGTGCATAATCCCGGCAGTATTTTTGGTCAATTAGCCAAGCCAGAGCTAACGATTCCGCGTGAGATTTTTTTACTTCCTGTAAAAGAACGTCCGTTTTTTCCTGGTCAACAGCTACCAGTTTTACTCAATAAAGAAAGTTGGGGAAAAACCTATGAAGCGATTAAGGAAAACAAGTGTAAATACATCGGTATTATTTTTGTAAATACAGAGCATCACGATAAAGCTGAACCAAGTGATTTCTGCAAAATGGGAACGCTGATAAAAATTCACGACCCTAAAGTCAAAGAAGATTACATTCAATTAATTGCCGAGGGCATTCAGCGTTTTGAAATTAAAGAGTGGGTTTCAGGTAAGGCGCCCTATCGTGCTCTAGTGAATTATCCTAAAGACATTATTGATGGTTCTGATCAAGAGTATAAAGCGTATGGCCTAGCCATCATGAATGCCTTTAGAGAGCTATTGCCACTAAATCCACTTTACAGTGAAGAGCTAAAATATTTTTTAAACCGTTATAGTGCAAGTGAGCCTGCACAACTTGCCGACTTTGCTGCAGGTTTAACCACCGCAGAAAATGACAAACTGCAAGACGTTCTAGAAACGCTTAATCTCTCAGAAAGAATGGAGAAAGTGTTAGCTTTATTCAAGCAAGAAATTGAAGTCACTAAACTGCAATTTAATATTCGTGAACGAGTAGAAGAAAATCTTTCTGAACATCAGCGTGACTTCTTTTTACGCCAACAACTCAATGAAATTCAAAAAGAGTTGGGCATGGTTAAAGATGACCAAACACTTGATACCGATCGTTTTAGAGATCGTATGGAAAAACTTGCCCTTTCAGAAGAGGCGACAAAAAAAGCCGAAGAAGAACTGAACAAACTCAATTTTCTTGACCCTCAATCACCAGAATATAACGTGGCACGTAACTGGTTAGATTGGTTAACTCAGTTACCTTGGGGCAAACACAGCAAAGACCTGCTCGATTTAAAACGAGCTAAAAAAGTACTTGATAAAGGTCACGATGGTTTAGAAGACGTAAAAGATCGTATTCTTGAGTTTTTAGCCGTTGGTTCGCTTAAAGGTGAAGTAGCAGGTTCTATTATCTGTTTAGTTGGTCCTCCTGGTGTGGGTAAAACCTCAATAGGCCGTTCAATAGCAGAATCTTTAGGGCGAAAATTTTACCGTTTTTCAGTTGGTGGAATGCGTGATGAAGCTGAAATTAAAGGCCACAGACGAACTTATATTGGTGCTATGCCAGGTAAATTTGTGCAAGCCTTAAAAGATTGTCAAACTGCCAACCCTGTAATTATGCTTGATGAAGTCGATAAAATTGGAGCCTCTTTCCAAGGTGATCCCGCTTCAGCTCTATTAGAAGTATTAGATCCAGAACAAAACCATGAGTTTATGGACCATTTTATGGATGTGCGTTTTGATTTATCTAAAGCGTTATTTGTCTGTACTGCCAATACCTTAGATTCAATTCCAGGTCCTTTATTAGACAGAATGGAAGTGATTCGTTTATCGGGTTACATTACGGAAGAGAAAATACAAATAGCTAAACACCACTTATGGCCAAGCCTTCTTGAAGAAGCGGGTTTAACAAAAGACCAAGTACAAATTACACCAGCGGCCATTCGCCATGTTATTGAAGGTTATGCCCGTGAATCAGGGGTGCGTAACCTTAAAAAACAACTGGCTAAACTTGTACGTAAACTGGCTTTTAAATTTGTCACCAGTGATTTACAAACAACCAAAATTCACGTGAATGAGCTTGAAGAAATGCTAGGGCAACCTCGCTTTACTCCAGAAAAAGTCAATCAACAAGTGGGCACAGTAACTGGTTTGGCGTGGACCTCAATGGGAGGTGCAACCTTAACTATTGAAGCGAGTCGTGTGCATACTTTGAACCGTGGTTTTAAATTATCTGGTCAGTTAGGTGAAGTCATGCAAGAGTCAGCAGGTATTGCTTATAGCTTTATCTCTTCTAATTTAGATAAATATAAAGCCGATCCTGAGTTTTTTGATAAAGCGTTTGTGCATTTACATGTACCAGATGGCGCTACCCCAAAAGATGGCCCAAGTGCAGGTGTGACTATGGCAACCGCCCTACTTTCATTAGCACGTGGTGAACCATTAAAAACTGCTTTAGCAATGACTGGGGAACTAAGTTTGACAGGCCAGGTATTGCCTGTGGGTGGCATAAGAGAAAAAGTGATTGCGGCACGCCGTATTGGCATTAAAGAGTTAATTTTGCCAGATGATAACCGCAAAGATTACCAAGAATTACCTGATTATTTACAAGAAGGTATGACGGTACATTTTGCCAAACACTTTGATGAAGTCGCTCGTTTAACCTTTAATATTCGTACTAAATCATTGGCTTTAAAAACCTATTTAGTCCATAAAGCAGCGGCAGAAGAGTTTAATACTCAACACTAA
- a CDS encoding ABC transporter ATP-binding protein: MAMEKPRKVKVTALSDRSYTWQRIYDLVVQHKPQLIKANIIALFAMLATVPLPLLLPILVDEVLLHKPGPIVGFLQSLAPTDWYGPFYYIAAITLITIWLRGMGLILGVWQMQQFTVIAKDVTFRIRKDLLARVQGVSMAQYSSMGSGSVSATMLNDVNTIDTFLGTTVSKLIVAVFSLVGVSLVLFWLNWELAVFILMFNPVVVYFTMKMGQKVKTLKKDENSAVDAFQQSLTETLDALQQVRAANQDSNFFDRVRNNAYSIKKHSEAFTWKSDAMSRFSFMIFLVGFDLFRGVGMLMVVFSDLSIGQMIAVFGYLWFMMGPVQELLAIQYGYSAASGALQRINEVLDLKQEPKYTQEVDPFKDNKTVSVAVRDLEFHYPGKSESVLKQLNFKIEAGEKLALVGASGGGKTTLVQLLLGFYEASGGDVLYNDIPITKIGQSVVRANVATVLQHPALFHQTIRFNLTLGQEMPDDVLWKALKQAQLADTIKELDDQLESVVGRNGIKLSGGQRQRLAIARMILQDPKIVIMDEATSALDMETERRLYEDLAEFLENRTTLIVAHRLSSIRQADRIMVFEDGHIIESGSHDELLEQGGTYHKLYR; the protein is encoded by the coding sequence ATGGCAATGGAAAAACCGAGAAAAGTCAAAGTGACTGCGTTATCAGACCGCTCATATACCTGGCAACGCATTTATGACTTAGTGGTTCAACACAAGCCGCAACTTATCAAAGCTAATATTATTGCTCTTTTTGCCATGTTAGCCACCGTTCCATTACCGTTATTATTGCCAATTTTGGTGGATGAAGTTTTATTGCATAAACCTGGCCCAATCGTTGGTTTTTTACAAAGCTTGGCTCCTACTGATTGGTATGGCCCGTTCTATTACATTGCAGCGATTACCTTAATTACTATTTGGTTGCGTGGTATGGGGTTGATTTTAGGGGTATGGCAAATGCAGCAATTTACGGTCATTGCTAAAGACGTCACCTTTAGAATTCGTAAAGATCTGCTGGCAAGGGTGCAAGGTGTCTCTATGGCACAATACTCATCAATGGGTAGCGGTAGTGTGTCAGCCACCATGTTAAATGATGTTAATACTATCGATACCTTTTTAGGTACTACTGTAAGTAAGTTGATAGTGGCGGTATTTTCTTTAGTTGGAGTCAGTCTTGTTCTATTTTGGCTAAACTGGGAGTTGGCTGTCTTTATTTTGATGTTTAACCCCGTCGTCGTTTACTTCACCATGAAAATGGGACAAAAAGTCAAAACTCTTAAGAAAGATGAAAACAGTGCCGTAGATGCCTTTCAACAATCATTAACAGAGACATTAGATGCTTTGCAACAGGTCAGAGCCGCTAATCAAGATAGTAACTTTTTTGACCGTGTAAGAAACAACGCCTATTCCATTAAAAAACACTCAGAAGCCTTTACATGGAAAAGTGATGCGATGAGCCGTTTTTCATTTATGATTTTTTTAGTAGGCTTTGATTTATTTAGAGGTGTGGGAATGCTAATGGTGGTGTTCTCAGATTTATCTATTGGGCAAATGATCGCCGTGTTTGGCTACCTTTGGTTTATGATGGGGCCGGTTCAAGAATTGTTAGCTATTCAATACGGTTACAGTGCCGCAAGTGGAGCTTTGCAGCGTATAAATGAAGTTTTGGATTTAAAGCAAGAACCTAAATATACTCAAGAAGTTGATCCGTTTAAAGATAACAAAACGGTATCGGTTGCAGTAAGAGATTTAGAATTTCACTACCCTGGTAAAAGTGAGTCAGTTTTAAAACAACTTAATTTTAAAATTGAAGCGGGTGAAAAGCTGGCTTTGGTTGGTGCCAGTGGTGGAGGTAAAACCACTTTAGTTCAACTTCTTCTTGGTTTTTATGAAGCCTCAGGGGGAGATGTTTTATATAACGATATTCCTATTACCAAGATTGGTCAATCGGTCGTGCGAGCCAATGTGGCTACCGTATTACAGCACCCAGCGTTGTTTCATCAAACCATTCGTTTTAACTTAACATTAGGCCAAGAGATGCCTGATGATGTTTTATGGAAAGCCTTAAAACAAGCACAATTAGCAGACACAATTAAAGAACTAGATGATCAATTAGAATCGGTTGTAGGGCGAAACGGTATTAAATTATCAGGTGGCCAAAGACAGCGTTTAGCGATTGCTCGCATGATTTTGCAAGATCCTAAAATCGTGATTATGGATGAAGCGACCTCGGCATTGGATATGGAAACCGAAAGACGTCTTTATGAAGATTTAGCCGAATTTTTAGAAAACAGAACCACCTTGATTGTGGCACACCGTTTAAGTTCCATTCGTCAGGCTGACCGCATTATGGTGTTTGAAGATGGGCATATTATTGAATCAGGTAGTCATGATGAACTACTTGAACAAGGCGGCACTTACCATAAGTTGTATCGTTGA
- a CDS encoding TatD family hydrolase, protein MIVDSHCHLNILPEEKVGTIDDVINKAKELGVERILCVAINPEQWQEVIDIAEKYDCVYASIGVHPCEDKNVVVSDDELLKFASHPKVIAIGEVGLDYFHFENEPDMTWQHDRFKQHIKIAKQLDKPLIIHTRNSTPDCLSILEQEGAQETGGIMHCFVEDLATAERAMAIGFYISFSGIVTFKNAKELKEVARVLPLDKILVETDSPYLAPTPFRGKTNQPGYTKYVVQEIADLKALPFDEVANATTENFNRLFKLS, encoded by the coding sequence GTGATTGTTGACTCTCATTGCCATCTTAATATTTTGCCAGAAGAAAAAGTAGGCACCATTGACGACGTTATTAATAAAGCTAAAGAACTCGGTGTTGAGCGAATTTTATGTGTAGCAATAAACCCAGAACAGTGGCAAGAGGTCATTGATATAGCTGAAAAATACGACTGTGTATATGCCTCTATTGGCGTGCACCCTTGTGAAGATAAAAATGTTGTAGTGAGTGATGATGAACTGCTTAAATTTGCCTCACACCCAAAAGTCATTGCCATTGGTGAAGTAGGGTTGGATTACTTTCATTTTGAAAACGAACCAGATATGACTTGGCAGCATGATCGTTTTAAACAACATATTAAAATCGCTAAGCAACTTGATAAACCTTTGATTATTCATACTAGAAATTCAACCCCAGATTGTTTAAGCATTCTAGAGCAAGAAGGTGCACAAGAAACAGGCGGCATTATGCACTGTTTTGTTGAAGATTTAGCCACGGCTGAAAGAGCGATGGCAATAGGGTTTTATATCTCTTTCTCTGGCATTGTGACTTTTAAGAATGCCAAAGAATTAAAAGAAGTGGCCCGTGTGCTGCCATTAGATAAAATCTTGGTAGAAACCGACTCTCCCTACTTGGCTCCTACGCCGTTTCGCGGCAAAACCAATCAACCTGGTTACACCAAATATGTTGTACAAGAAATAGCCGATTTAAAAGCATTGCCGTTTGATGAAGTCGCCAATGCTACTACAGAGAATTTTAATCGATTATTCAAACTGAGTTAA
- the holB gene encoding DNA polymerase III subunit delta' encodes MSATQLASIRYPWLNPQWQQWQQLLGRLGHAYLLSGPQGIGIEAFIKDVAQSVFCKNNQTGQACGQCSSCHLFLTQQHPDYYQLARLEDKKEISVDQVRNLINKLNETSHQGGYKITWIEGVEYLNQSAFNALLKSLEEPAENTLFLLTTHQIDRLPATIKSRCQQLNFTPPAIPDAVEWVHSQAPQADEALVKRALRLNWGAPIQALNWIETGLFDEDSQWRNDLKQIQTGRKTASQAVGEWLKFKQPERVFDYFYQWTVSAVRSVMYNPQEQQNVSDAQVQNWLRFQQAVLTAKQNWLANANKELVLESLCLEWLSIQQSEEPLETVFKSRIQKGKLA; translated from the coding sequence ATGTCTGCTACGCAATTGGCTTCAATTCGTTACCCTTGGTTAAATCCGCAGTGGCAACAATGGCAACAGCTTTTGGGCCGTTTAGGTCATGCGTATCTGCTTTCTGGCCCCCAAGGTATTGGTATTGAGGCTTTTATAAAAGATGTCGCTCAATCGGTGTTCTGTAAAAACAATCAAACAGGGCAAGCCTGTGGTCAGTGTTCTAGTTGTCATCTATTTTTAACGCAACAGCACCCTGATTATTATCAATTGGCTCGGCTTGAAGATAAAAAAGAGATTTCGGTTGATCAAGTCAGAAACTTGATTAATAAACTCAATGAAACTTCTCACCAAGGTGGTTACAAAATCACTTGGATTGAGGGAGTAGAGTATTTAAATCAGTCGGCATTTAATGCCTTGCTTAAATCGCTTGAAGAGCCTGCCGAGAACACCTTGTTTTTATTAACTACCCATCAAATCGACAGATTGCCTGCCACCATTAAAAGCCGTTGTCAGCAGCTCAACTTTACGCCTCCTGCTATACCCGATGCGGTTGAATGGGTGCACAGTCAAGCCCCTCAGGCAGATGAAGCCCTAGTAAAACGAGCATTACGTTTAAATTGGGGAGCTCCAATACAGGCCCTTAATTGGATTGAAACAGGTTTGTTTGATGAAGATAGCCAGTGGCGTAATGACTTAAAACAGATTCAAACAGGGCGAAAAACAGCCTCTCAAGCCGTTGGCGAATGGTTGAAATTTAAACAACCTGAACGTGTGTTTGATTATTTTTATCAATGGACGGTATCTGCCGTGCGTTCGGTAATGTATAACCCGCAAGAACAACAAAACGTTTCAGACGCACAAGTACAAAATTGGTTACGTTTTCAGCAAGCTGTACTGACGGCTAAACAAAACTGGTTAGCTAATGCGAATAAAGAATTGGTTTTAGAAAGCCTGTGCCTAGAATGGTTAAGCATCCAGCAAAGTGAAGAACCTTTAGAAACCGTTTTTAAATCAAGAATTCAAAAAGGAAAATTAGCGTGA
- the tmk gene encoding dTMP kinase — MSGQFITLEGTEGAGKSTNLLFIQEWLNTQGIEHIVTREPGGTEIGEAIREILLNKDYTAMHAETELLLMFAARAQHLKEKILPAIEAGKWVISDRFTDATYAYQGAARGMAFERIAEIEHWVQQGFFPHTTFIFDLPIEVGMARVASRGGETDRFEQEKHDFFEKVRSAYLKRAEMAPERYTVLDASQPLETVQANIVKRLQLMQGK, encoded by the coding sequence ATGTCTGGTCAGTTTATTACCTTAGAAGGTACCGAAGGTGCAGGAAAATCAACCAACTTGTTATTTATTCAAGAGTGGTTAAATACCCAAGGTATTGAACATATTGTGACTCGTGAACCTGGTGGAACAGAGATTGGCGAAGCGATTCGTGAAATTTTATTGAATAAAGATTACACCGCCATGCATGCAGAGACTGAACTGCTATTGATGTTTGCCGCTAGAGCACAACACTTAAAAGAAAAGATATTGCCTGCTATTGAAGCGGGTAAATGGGTGATATCTGACCGTTTTACGGATGCAACCTACGCTTATCAAGGAGCGGCTAGAGGTATGGCGTTTGAGCGTATTGCTGAAATTGAGCATTGGGTCCAGCAGGGATTTTTTCCGCATACCACTTTCATTTTTGATTTACCGATTGAAGTTGGTATGGCACGAGTCGCTTCACGTGGTGGTGAAACGGACCGCTTTGAGCAAGAAAAGCATGACTTTTTTGAAAAGGTTCGTTCTGCTTATTTAAAACGAGCTGAGATGGCTCCAGAACGTTATACGGTATTAGATGCCAGTCAACCTTTAGAGACTGTGCAAGCAAATATTGTGAAACGTTTACAACTTATGCAGGGCAAATAA
- the mltG gene encoding endolytic transglycosylase MltG, whose protein sequence is MSETSQPIQAAVSIKQVRWFMRLLFAMNIVGLVLAGFAYYQYNAFVTEPISQKQQPIALTIKPGSSVAKVAEQLHQQGFLEHPKWFALYVRFLQKQHLVKAGEFEIQPQWTVDELISGLENAKSIQYPVTIVAGQTIQQTLEEIHSLPKIKKELDINDIKGLQKLFGVDEKINPKYPYASIEGRILPETYYYQSGDSDKQIVLRAAKALNNALDQAWKNREKNLPYKTPYDALIMASIVEKETGYAPERPLIAGVFVRRMKKGMRLQTDPTVIYGIGAKYDGNIRKKDLLTTTIYNTYKIDGLPPTPIALPSIEAIKAALNPEPTKALYFVAKGGGQHHFSNTLVEHNKAVQKYLLSH, encoded by the coding sequence ATGAGCGAAACTTCTCAACCCATTCAAGCAGCTGTCTCGATTAAACAAGTTAGATGGTTTATGCGTTTATTGTTTGCAATGAATATTGTTGGCTTAGTCTTAGCTGGTTTTGCTTATTACCAGTATAACGCCTTTGTTACTGAGCCTATTTCACAAAAGCAACAGCCTATTGCCTTAACCATTAAACCAGGTAGCTCGGTTGCTAAGGTCGCTGAACAGTTGCATCAGCAAGGCTTTTTAGAGCACCCAAAATGGTTTGCCCTGTATGTTCGTTTTTTGCAAAAACAACATTTAGTTAAGGCGGGTGAATTTGAGATACAGCCGCAATGGACTGTTGATGAACTGATTTCTGGTTTAGAAAATGCCAAGAGTATCCAATACCCCGTGACGATTGTGGCGGGGCAAACTATTCAGCAAACTTTAGAAGAGATACATTCTCTACCTAAAATTAAAAAAGAGTTGGATATAAACGATATTAAAGGTTTGCAAAAATTGTTTGGTGTTGATGAAAAAATCAATCCAAAATACCCGTATGCCTCTATAGAAGGGCGTATTTTGCCAGAAACTTATTATTATCAATCTGGCGATAGTGATAAACAAATTGTTTTAAGAGCCGCTAAAGCTTTAAATAATGCGTTAGACCAGGCCTGGAAAAACCGAGAGAAAAACTTACCTTATAAAACGCCGTATGACGCCTTAATCATGGCTTCAATTGTAGAAAAAGAAACCGGTTATGCCCCAGAAAGACCGTTAATTGCTGGGGTGTTTGTAAGAAGAATGAAAAAAGGCATGCGTTTGCAAACAGACCCAACCGTTATTTATGGCATTGGTGCTAAATACGATGGCAATATTCGTAAAAAAGATTTGTTAACCACTACCATTTACAACACCTATAAGATTGATGGTTTGCCACCAACTCCAATTGCTTTACCAAGTATTGAGGCAATTAAGGCGGCATTAAACCCTGAGCCAACAAAAGCGTTATACTTTGTGGCTAAAGGTGGCGGACAACATCATTTTTCAAATACATTAGTTGAGCATAATAAAGCGGTTCAAAAGTATTTATTGAGTCACTAA
- the pabC gene encoding aminodeoxychorismate lyase, with the protein MELQATYWLNGKLQQELTVQDRGIQYGDGFFTTILVVNKQVLNWSAHWQRIKNSSLVLDLPLIAIEQLSDWLEVALNDFFKKNAVKDCVLKIVITRGIGGAGYQMPEHIEPNCIFYIKPSPIQIKQNELPVMAPMAVGLCQTMASMGSLAGVKTLNRLENVMAKTEMANQGFQEGLMVNAQDHIVCATQSNIYLIKENSVITPQITQSGVAGTTRYSINRLLQNLGWKLEEKNILLADIEQADELFLTNAVRGVQPVKQFLNTDYKTEQTTLIHQAWSNWQMQNATDVMNLKSVK; encoded by the coding sequence CGGCAAGCTACAACAAGAACTTACTGTTCAAGACAGGGGCATTCAGTATGGCGATGGTTTTTTTACCACTATTTTGGTTGTCAATAAACAAGTTTTAAACTGGTCTGCACATTGGCAGCGAATAAAAAATAGTAGCCTGGTTTTGGATTTGCCGCTAATAGCTATTGAGCAGTTAAGCGATTGGCTTGAAGTGGCGTTAAATGATTTTTTTAAAAAAAATGCGGTAAAAGACTGTGTACTAAAAATAGTGATTACTCGAGGCATTGGTGGTGCAGGGTATCAAATGCCTGAACATATAGAACCGAACTGTATTTTTTATATAAAACCTAGTCCTATTCAGATAAAACAAAATGAACTACCTGTAATGGCACCTATGGCAGTCGGTTTATGTCAAACCATGGCAAGTATGGGTTCTTTAGCTGGCGTTAAAACCTTAAATCGTCTAGAAAATGTAATGGCAAAAACTGAGATGGCTAACCAGGGGTTTCAAGAAGGGTTAATGGTTAATGCACAAGATCATATTGTTTGTGCCACGCAATCGAATATTTATTTGATTAAAGAGAATAGCGTTATTACACCGCAAATTACTCAAAGTGGCGTTGCTGGCACAACACGTTACAGCATCAATAGACTGCTTCAAAATTTAGGTTGGAAACTGGAAGAAAAAAATATTTTACTCGCTGATATTGAACAAGCGGATGAGCTGTTTTTAACCAATGCGGTAAGAGGTGTACAACCTGTTAAACAGTTTTTAAATACTGACTATAAAACCGAACAAACTACATTAATTCACCAGGCCTGGTCAAATTGGCAAATGCAAAATGCCACTGATGTGATGAACTTAAAGAGTGTCAAATGA